A part of Leptospira congkakensis genomic DNA contains:
- a CDS encoding sulfatase family protein translates to MGPNQAPLFPIRILKIAIWFTVFFYLFFLVFNTSFTIMGVDVGDFLKQYLGAFFGVYLSTTFKVFSVSLFLHLTLFSLVYLTYHFLKRSDVSWYHLSVWVIFIECLALFHSMVSFPQIYGEFFFFRYPSFAPFLYFLTDHTSPGYFSLVLGMLILGFVSVLFRQIYLHKNKESFFALVHVLVIGLVHISGHYMVGIFYFAILFWQGKQYQRIHIKSYGIILFLLILFYLVPSIWNQIEAFTHSKEKGKPPVFIIAADSLRYDKIGFKINEKSITPNIDLFAKDSFVFHDHHTTIPRTFPSWADLLTGQYAMSHKVRDMFPSPEEKQRIGSVTFPTIQQKLKEIGYRSYAIGSFAADIFPRANFGFDEVLAPNFNARIMTVQRTAESQLFLMPFLTGSWFSGGMYLEEMDGLSTWGDGNRILDRFRSILRREGYDAFSVTYFSSVIHFPYTPAYPYYKTFTDPNYYGKYKYLKFVDPTNASTPNEVETKQIRGLFDSAVYAFDSEFGDIISDLKEKGIYDEAIIILTADHGEALYEDVHGQGHGEHLRGEAVTHVPFIIKFPKSTNPTKPDHEFFGITSSVDIYPTLMDYFGISTKQKFPGQSLLPVLGKRNWVDERLIYAETGIWFSDAGDHFFQKQRIPYPNILSLHQVIPEEDYQIMITDPIYRETIAFSKHRSVQNSDYKLIYIPTRQGVIFELYDRKKDPLNTKNLYPNHPVATKMKDMLYKTVIQWEDATLAGEYLIPSSLSDINEN, encoded by the coding sequence ATGGGTCCGAACCAAGCCCCTCTTTTCCCCATCCGAATCTTAAAAATTGCCATTTGGTTTACCGTTTTTTTTTATCTATTTTTTTTAGTCTTTAATACAAGTTTTACCATCATGGGAGTTGACGTAGGTGACTTCCTCAAACAATATTTAGGTGCTTTTTTTGGAGTTTACCTTTCAACAACCTTCAAAGTTTTTTCTGTTTCCCTATTCTTACACCTAACTCTTTTTTCACTCGTTTATTTAACTTATCATTTTCTAAAACGTTCTGACGTTTCTTGGTACCATTTATCGGTTTGGGTGATTTTTATCGAATGTTTGGCCTTGTTCCATTCGATGGTAAGTTTCCCTCAAATATATGGTGAGTTCTTTTTCTTTCGATATCCTTCCTTTGCTCCCTTCCTTTATTTTTTAACCGACCATACAAGTCCTGGTTATTTTAGTTTGGTTTTGGGAATGCTTATTTTAGGATTTGTCTCGGTTCTTTTTCGCCAAATTTATCTCCATAAAAACAAAGAAAGTTTTTTTGCTTTGGTTCATGTCTTAGTGATAGGTTTGGTTCATATATCCGGTCACTATATGGTGGGGATTTTTTACTTTGCGATTCTTTTTTGGCAAGGCAAACAATACCAAAGGATTCATATCAAGTCTTATGGAATCATTCTTTTTCTTTTAATTCTATTTTATCTGGTTCCGAGTATATGGAATCAAATCGAAGCATTCACCCATTCGAAAGAAAAAGGGAAACCTCCTGTTTTTATCATCGCCGCTGATTCTCTCAGATACGATAAAATTGGATTCAAAATCAATGAAAAAAGTATTACTCCTAACATCGATTTGTTTGCAAAAGATAGTTTTGTATTTCACGACCATCATACTACCATTCCTCGCACTTTTCCCAGTTGGGCTGATTTACTCACCGGTCAATATGCAATGAGCCATAAGGTTCGAGATATGTTTCCTTCCCCAGAAGAAAAACAAAGGATTGGATCGGTAACATTCCCAACCATCCAACAAAAGTTAAAAGAAATCGGATATCGTAGTTATGCCATTGGAAGTTTTGCCGCTGATATTTTTCCTCGTGCAAACTTTGGATTTGATGAGGTTTTGGCTCCGAATTTTAATGCTCGCATTATGACGGTTCAAAGGACTGCTGAGTCTCAACTTTTCCTCATGCCATTTCTCACGGGATCTTGGTTTTCCGGTGGAATGTATTTAGAAGAAATGGATGGATTGTCCACTTGGGGGGATGGAAATCGTATTTTAGATAGATTCCGTTCGATTCTGAGAAGGGAGGGTTATGATGCATTTTCCGTTACATACTTTTCCAGCGTCATTCATTTTCCTTACACACCAGCATATCCTTATTATAAAACTTTTACTGATCCAAATTATTACGGTAAGTATAAATATTTAAAGTTTGTAGATCCAACAAACGCGTCCACACCTAACGAAGTAGAAACAAAACAAATTCGTGGATTATTTGATAGTGCTGTGTATGCTTTTGATTCTGAATTTGGAGATATCATTTCTGACTTAAAAGAAAAAGGAATTTATGACGAAGCCATCATCATTCTCACAGCTGACCATGGGGAAGCCTTGTATGAAGATGTTCATGGGCAAGGGCATGGGGAACACCTTCGTGGGGAAGCAGTCACACATGTTCCATTTATCATAAAATTTCCTAAATCAACAAACCCTACGAAACCAGATCATGAGTTTTTCGGAATTACATCTAGTGTAGATATTTATCCCACGCTTATGGATTATTTTGGAATCAGTACCAAACAAAAGTTTCCTGGACAATCTTTGTTGCCGGTCCTTGGAAAAAGAAACTGGGTGGATGAACGTTTGATCTATGCAGAAACTGGAATTTGGTTTTCTGATGCCGGAGATCATTTCTTTCAAAAACAAAGAATTCCTTATCCCAATATCCTTTCTCTCCACCAAGTGATCCCTGAAGAAGACTATCAAATTATGATCACAGATCCCATTTACAGAGAAACCATTGCTTTTTCAAAACATAGGTCTGTTCAGAATTCCGATTACAAATTGATTTATATTCCAACACGTCAAGGTGTCATTTTTGAATTGTATGATCGAAAAAAAGATCCCTTGAATACAAAAAATCTTTATCCGAACCATCCCGTGGCAACAAAAATGAAAGACATGTTGTACAAAACTGTGATTCAATGGGAAGACGCAACTCTCGCCGGAGAGTATTTAATACCAAGTTCTTTATCAGATATAAATGAAAACTAA